TGCATATCCGGCGGCTGATTTTTAATCTTAACCAAGTGAAATGGCGCTATTGATATTTATGTAAAATTCATTGAAGGTAATTTATATTAATTTGTTGAAATTTATCGCTTGACAGGTAAAAAGTGGTACTGGTAAAATAAGAATATAATTTATACCATACCGGCATGGTATAAATTCCGCGCAGGAGGCTAAAATATGCAATTTAACCAGGCAACCGACTATGCCTTCCGGGTTGTTCTCCACTTGGCAGGCTTGCCGCTGGGAACCATCGTCAACGGGCAGGCGCTGGCTCAGGCCGAACATATCCCTCACCGGTTTTTGCAGAAAATTATGCGGTCATTGCTGCAGGCGGATATTATCCGTTCCTACCGGGGTGTTGAGGGAGGCTTCAGCCTGAACCGTCCGGCAGAGGAGCTTTCGCTGTATGATGTGGCCACAGCCATGGAAGGGCCTATC
This sequence is a window from Acetonema longum DSM 6540. Protein-coding genes within it:
- a CDS encoding RrF2 family transcriptional regulator codes for the protein MQFNQATDYAFRVVLHLAGLPLGTIVNGQALAQAEHIPHRFLQKIMRSLLQADIIRSYRGVEGGFSLNRPAEELSLYDVATAMEGPIEINRCLQPDQSCTRRYKEQCPVHAELYRIQKRLIADLQGVTFRDLAAKAAQPEEKAADSYTGYGLPENRQEGFM